The Salvia miltiorrhiza cultivar Shanhuang (shh) chromosome 1, IMPLAD_Smil_shh, whole genome shotgun sequence genome has a window encoding:
- the LOC131004055 gene encoding uncharacterized protein LOC131004055, protein MASWVRTITSPFRKACTFFNQNQPRDKKSQQGRQEKCIMDLQGEVMACAYEDVQVMWSILDKNKPRTCTLTS, encoded by the exons ATGGCTTCCTGGGTTCGAACAATCACTTCTCCTTTCAGAAAAGCTTGTACTTTCTTCAACCAAAACCAACCTCGAGACAAGAAGTCCCAACAAG GGAGACAAGAAAAGTGTATCATGGATTTGCAAGGGGAAGTCATGGCTTGTGCGTACGAGGATGTGCAGGTTATGTGGTCTATTTTGGACAAGAACAAGCCCAGAACCTGCACTCTTACTTCTTAA